The Populus alba chromosome 6, ASM523922v2, whole genome shotgun sequence genomic interval GTACGTTTCTTAACAAGATACTACTGTTGTTGACCAGGCATTATAACCTCGAATTGGGGTTGCACTAAGACTAATATGATTATGCATGAAGAGATTTGTCCTTGTGCCTCTCGAAATACAAAAGGAACAAAGACTAAGAAAGGTAATGACAGGATTTATCATTTTTAGACTACCAGATTCTCACAGTTTTGGAGCAAAAGTACATCAGCACGAAGTGGTAGGAGGCTTGAGAGTTCAATGAGTGTAACTTCAAGACAAATGGCCAGAGAATAAAAATAGCTACCATGCACATGCAGCCTATTCTAGCAGCCTATGATGATAATTACAATCTGCAGAAATGACGATATGAAGTACCTAATCCATTTCAATTTGCAAACGAGGGTCCCTGGCAGCGACCAATCCTAATTAACTGATGGATGGTGAAAAAAGGGAAACTAGCTTGGATTGATCAAGACTTTGACACAACAATCGGGGCACGAAACAAAGATCCACCTTGCCTTAAAACTTTTGCTGTCTGCTATTTGCTGGCAATGGAATCATGGCTCGCATTCTGTTCTAGCATTCCCCTCCTCTCCTTTTTGACCCCAGACCAAAGCAGCTACCTAGCaaagataaaatttcaaaagcattagaAATTTACCTCAAAAACCCATTCCCCATACAAGTTGGGGTCATTTTTGTCTGACCAGACATAAGCAAGTGCTTGTGTCTTCTTAGAATTGTCCTGCCATCACATCAATTACTTTCATCAACAATATAAAACAAAGCCATGGTTTCAAATTACTACCTTTTCGCTCTTTTTTCATTCGTGAGAAACTATTCAACTTTGAATGTCTAGTCAACTCATCCACTTTCGATTGTTCAGAGCATGATCAGCAATGTTCTTCAATTCAATTCCAATCTTGCGGAGAATGAACTGGCAGCTCACCTTCTTAGCAACAAGAAGTGCATGCAATCAGTGAAGCATGTACTTCCCATTTTAATATGTGACAAGAAAGCATTAAAGATTCCTTGAATTGAACTCacttaccataaaaaaaacatcaacagtGACTCTTTCATACTCAACATCCTCAAATtcatctaaaatgtataattctGGATCCGTGATGCCATGTAGAACCTGGATTAAAAGGAACCCATTACATTGGATGCTGTTTACGATACAAGAATCAAAATCACCACgaagaaaatataaacatatatcattgcatgtttattgaatttaacCAAACAGCACCCGCACACAAGCTAACTTTTTAATATAcgtgggaaagaaaaaaaattataaaaatattaggttttttttatatataataattttattgtttttgcttttttttttctgaaaacttgaagccatcaaaattattaattttttttcgaaaataagaagaattggaTAACTTTAACAAGAAAGAGACTATGTATAAAAAGAGGTTCAGAAGGCGCATTGAGCGAAACATTGAGGTATTGACCTTGCCTGAGACTTTCTTGTTCTCCGCAGGTAAAATTGCAGGGTAGACACGCCCTTTTATGCTAAACCTGTGACTACAACACAACAACGACGAAGATTATgctataaacaaaaaaagagtttaataaaaaataaatcgttGGTTATGATCAGTTTGaactaacattaataaaattgaaaaaaaagaagaatttgaAACGTTGGGAGGAAGAGATGGAATGAAATGAAATCACAGGCTAATTTAAGTTAAAGAGGGAGAAAGAGACAGACTAGCCGTTGAGGATGGCTGGAGAGGATTGAGGGATGCGACTCAAGAGGGCACGAACAACGTCATCAGCAAGAAGGCTGCCGTACACAAACACGTTGTGGACCTGATTGCCTGCTGCTACTGCTGCCATTGCCATTGCTCTGGCTGCTGAAGAACTACAAGACAAGACAAAATGGTGTACTTGCATATCTATGGCCAGAAAGTACAGGACACTCGAATGTAATACGAAACTCTCATTTTGGTCCTCGAAGTACAAGATTAGGAAATGTTACCCTTATTAGTCGCACGCACAGCATTCGATTGATTGAAGGCCTATGGGTGTTTTAATATTCTCGATAGTTTTGCGAGATTGGGATTTGTTTCGAgtggtttttctttcttaatccaTTTATTAGAGGCAAGGTTATGAAATTCAGTACCGGTTCGAAGCTAGGGTAAGAGGTAGTGAAGTTCATCCATGTTGATTCGGttaatatgaaataatattttaaaaaaataaaaatacattgttttaattttaaccttGTTTCGAGTTGAACTAGGTGACTGGAGAGTTACAATTTTCAAAGCTATTCATGTTATAGCCCAATCAATAAGTAAAAAACTCCATTACTTTTATCACTTTTTAGTTCCATGAAAATTTTCTTGGTCTTCGGAATCATGAAGATCATTACTGACCAGTGACCACTTCGACTCCATTTGCATTCAAACCCAAAGACTCCTTCCTGGTCTCCCATTTTTTCACCCCCCGGAGATTTTCAAGGCGCTCTGCTTTTGatcccaaacaaaataaaaattcaaatcaaacatCCAAATACAGACCCTCACATGAAGGAAAGGATTTAAAACTGTTCACTATTCTcttcattgaaaataaaaggttgCATAACATTTGTTGTCCCGTCACCTACTACTTTTTTCCAGCCATTTGGCTAAAATAAGAATTGATTAACATCTATGCTCCGAATTCAAACCTAAACTTACCAAGGTTAGAGATATGGCATTGTCAAGAGGCTAGACAGACTACTACAAAGAACAACTCTTCTCTGGTTTGAAAAGGCCAACAGAAGATTCAGAAATAGTATAACTGGGTTATCGAAGCTTTGTTCTAACCACTGATTGGTCTTCTACCTTTAAGAGTCCATCAAGACTGCTTCTTGAAGTGAACGAAGTTGAAGGGCTGGCATGTGGGATTTGAGAGCAGCTGGGGATGACCCAGATATCTTCTTCTCCACGGGAATTCCATTCCCTTTAGCTCCAAGAACCCTCCTCACCTCTTTTGCCAGTTCAATCACCGTGTCATCTTCATGACCTGTTTACACATTCAGGTGCATTATTAGCAAACACAAATTCAAGGAGGACAGGCATGCACTTAATATGGTATATTCATCGTGAATTATAAGTGTACATAAAGGAGAAAAATCTTACCTATAGCAAACATGGCTCTTTCTAGCGAGAACAGATAGTCTCTGTTGTTCCCGCATGGTCCATGAGCAGTTGCAATTTGCCTGAAATGTTACAATTGCATTACAAAAAGGA includes:
- the LOC118055723 gene encoding AIG2-like protein D; translation: MQVHHFVLSCSSSAARAMAMAAVAAGNQVHNVFVYGSLLADDVVRALLSRIPQSSPAILNGYHRFSIKGRVYPAILPAENKKVSGKVLHGITDPELYILDEFEDVEYERVTVDDNSKKTQALAYVWSDKNDPNLYGEWVFEVAALVWGQKGEEGNARTECEP